The following proteins are encoded in a genomic region of Streptococcus gwangjuense:
- a CDS encoding 3-deoxy-7-phosphoheptulonate synthase has translation MVFTAKSPKINIEEVRALSKLEGQALERKSQRDKELEAIIRGEDQRILLVIGPCSSDNEEAVLEYAKRLAALQEEVADRIFMVMRVYTAKPRTNGDGYKGLIHQPNATEAPSLINGIKAVRHLHYRVITETGMTTADEMLYPENLPLVDDLISYMAVGARSVEDQQHRFVASGADFATGFKNPTSGNLNVMFNGIYAAQNKQSFLFLGKEVETTGNPLSHAILRGAINEYGKNIPNYYYDNLMDTIAQYEKMGLENPFIIVDTNHDNSGKQYMDQIRIVRQTLINRDWNEKIKQYVRGFMIESYLEDGRQNEPEVFGKSITDPCLGWDNTEALVREIYQTLGE, from the coding sequence ATGGTATTTACAGCAAAAAGTCCTAAAATTAATATTGAAGAAGTTCGTGCCTTATCAAAATTAGAAGGCCAAGCTTTGGAGAGAAAATCACAGCGCGATAAAGAGCTAGAAGCCATTATACGTGGAGAAGACCAGCGGATTCTCTTGGTAATCGGGCCATGCTCATCTGACAATGAAGAAGCTGTCCTTGAATACGCTAAGCGTTTGGCAGCTCTACAAGAAGAAGTTGCAGACCGTATCTTTATGGTTATGCGTGTTTACACTGCCAAACCTCGTACCAACGGAGATGGCTATAAGGGCTTGATTCACCAGCCTAATGCGACGGAAGCGCCAAGTCTCATCAACGGAATTAAAGCCGTGCGCCATCTTCACTATCGTGTCATCACGGAAACAGGTATGACGACAGCTGATGAAATGCTTTATCCTGAAAATCTTCCTCTTGTGGATGATTTGATTTCTTACATGGCGGTTGGTGCTCGTTCAGTTGAAGACCAGCAACACCGCTTTGTGGCAAGTGGGGCAGATTTCGCGACTGGCTTTAAAAATCCAACCTCTGGAAATCTCAATGTTATGTTTAATGGGATTTATGCTGCACAAAACAAACAAAGTTTCCTTTTTCTTGGAAAAGAAGTAGAAACAACTGGGAACCCGCTATCGCACGCCATTCTTCGTGGAGCAATCAATGAGTATGGTAAGAATATTCCCAACTACTACTATGATAATTTGATGGATACCATTGCTCAGTATGAAAAAATGGGCTTGGAAAATCCCTTTATCATCGTCGATACTAATCATGACAACTCTGGTAAGCAATACATGGATCAGATTCGAATTGTCCGCCAGACCTTGATTAACCGTGATTGGAATGAAAAGATCAAGCAGTATGTTCGTGGCTTTATGATTGAGTCTTATCTAGAAGACGGCCGTCAAAACGAACCGGAAGTATTTGGCAAGTCTATCACAGACCCTTGTCTTGGCTGGGATAATACGGAAGCCCTTGTCAGAGAAATCTACCAAACGCTAGGAGAATAA
- the secA gene encoding preprotein translocase subunit SecA, translating into MANILKTIIENDKGEIRRLEKMADKVFKYEDQMAALTDDQLKAKTVEFKERYQNGESLDSLLYEAFAVVREGAKRVLGLFPYKVQVMGGIVLHHGDVPEMRTGEGKTLTATMPVYLNALSGKGVHVVTVNEYLSERDATEMGELYSWLGLSVGINLAAKSPMEKKEAYECDITYSTNSEIGFDYLRDNMVVRGENMVQRPLNYALVDEVDSILIDEARTPLIVSGANAVETSQLYHMADHYVKSLDKDDYIIDVQSKTIGLSDSGIDKAESYFKLENLYDIENVALTHFIDNALRANYIMLLDIDYVVSEEQEILIVDQFTGRTMEGRRYSDGLHQAIEAKEGVPIQDETKTSASITYQNLFRMYKKLSGMTGTGKTEEEEFREIYNIRVIPIPTNRPVQRIDHPDLLFASIEAKFKAVVKDVKARYQKGQPVLVGTVAVETSDYISKKLVEAGVPHEVLNAKNHYKEAQIIMNAGQRGAVTIATNMAGRGTDIKLGEGVRELGGLCVIGTERHESRRIDNQLRGRSGRQGDPGESQFYLSLEDDLMKRFGSERLKGIFERLNMSEEAIESRMLTRQVEAAQKRVEGNNYDTRKQVLQYDDVMREQREIIYAQRYDVITADRDLAPEIHSMIKRTIGRVVDGHARAKQDEKLEAILNFAKYNLLPEDSITMEDLSGLSDKAIKEELFQRALKVYDSQVSKLRDEEAVKEFQKVLILRVVDNKWTDHIDALDQLRNAVGLRGYAQNNPVVEYQAEGFRMFNDMIGSIEFDVTRLMMKAQIHEQERPQAEHHISTTATRNIAAHQANMPENLDLSQIGRNELCPCGSGKKFKNCHGKRQ; encoded by the coding sequence ATGGCTAATATTTTAAAAACAATTATCGAAAATGATAAAGGAGAAATCCGTCGTCTGGAAAAGATGGCTGACAAGGTTTTCAAATACGAAGACCAAATGGCTGCTTTGACAGATGACCAACTAAAAGCAAAAACAGTTGAATTTAAAGAACGTTATCAAAATGGAGAATCACTGGATTCATTGCTTTATGAAGCATTTGCGGTTGTCCGTGAAGGTGCTAAACGTGTCCTAGGTCTCTTCCCTTATAAGGTTCAGGTTATGGGGGGAATCGTTCTTCATCATGGTGACGTGCCAGAAATGCGTACAGGGGAAGGGAAAACCTTGACTGCGACTATGCCAGTATACCTCAATGCTCTCTCAGGTAAAGGGGTTCACGTAGTTACGGTTAATGAATATCTATCAGAACGTGACGCGACTGAGATGGGTGAATTGTACTCATGGCTTGGTTTGTCAGTAGGGATTAACTTGGCTGCCAAATCTCCAATGGAGAAAAAAGAAGCCTATGAGTGTGATATTACCTACTCAACCAACTCAGAAATCGGATTTGACTACCTTCGTGATAACATGGTCGTTCGCGGTGAAAACATGGTACAACGTCCGCTTAACTATGCCTTGGTCGATGAGGTTGACTCAATCTTGATTGACGAGGCCCGTACACCTTTGATTGTATCAGGTGCTAATGCGGTTGAAACTAGTCAGCTCTACCACATGGCAGACCACTATGTAAAATCTTTGGATAAAGACGACTATATCATTGATGTGCAGTCTAAAACCATTGGTTTGTCTGATTCAGGGATTGACAAAGCTGAAAGTTACTTCAAGCTTGAAAATCTCTATGACATCGAAAACGTAGCTCTGACTCACTTTATCGATAACGCCCTTCGTGCCAACTACATCATGCTTCTCGATATTGATTATGTGGTGAGCGAAGAGCAAGAAATCTTGATCGTCGACCAATTTACAGGTCGTACCATGGAAGGTCGTCGTTATTCTGATGGATTGCACCAAGCCATTGAAGCCAAAGAAGGTGTGCCAATCCAAGATGAAACCAAGACATCTGCCTCAATCACTTACCAAAACCTTTTCCGTATGTACAAGAAATTGTCTGGTATGACGGGTACTGGTAAGACTGAGGAAGAAGAATTCCGTGAAATTTACAACATTCGTGTTATTCCAATCCCAACAAACCGTCCAGTTCAGCGTATTGACCATCCAGACTTGCTTTTTGCTAGCATTGAAGCTAAGTTTAAGGCCGTTGTTAAAGACGTTAAGGCTCGTTACCAAAAAGGTCAGCCTGTCTTGGTTGGTACAGTTGCGGTTGAAACCAGTGACTACATTTCTAAAAAATTGGTCGAAGCTGGTGTTCCTCACGAAGTCTTGAACGCCAAAAACCACTATAAAGAAGCCCAAATCATCATGAATGCTGGTCAGCGTGGTGCTGTTACCATCGCAACTAACATGGCCGGTCGTGGTACCGACATCAAGCTTGGTGAAGGTGTTCGCGAATTGGGTGGACTTTGTGTTATTGGTACAGAACGCCATGAAAGCCGTCGTATCGATAATCAGCTTCGTGGACGTTCAGGTCGTCAGGGAGACCCAGGTGAATCACAATTCTACCTCTCTCTCGAAGATGATTTGATGAAACGTTTTGGTTCTGAACGCTTGAAGGGAATCTTTGAACGTCTCAACATGTCTGAAGAGGCGATTGAGTCTCGTATGTTGACGCGTCAAGTTGAAGCAGCACAAAAACGTGTCGAAGGAAATAACTATGATACCCGTAAACAAGTCCTTCAATACGATGATGTCATGCGTGAACAACGTGAAATTATCTACGCTCAACGTTACGACGTCATCACTGCAGACCGTGACTTGGCACCTGAAATTCACTCAATGATTAAACGCACGATTGGTCGTGTCGTTGATGGTCATGCGCGTGCCAAACAAGATGAAAAACTAGAAGCGATTTTGAACTTTGCTAAGTACAACTTGCTTCCAGAAGATTCTATTACGATGGAAGATTTGTCAGGCTTGTCTGATAAGGCTATCAAGGAAGAACTCTTCCAACGTGCCTTGAAGGTTTACGATAGTCAGGTTTCAAAACTACGAGATGAAGAAGCAGTTAAAGAATTCCAAAAAGTTTTGATTCTACGAGTGGTAGATAATAAGTGGACAGATCATATCGATGCCCTCGATCAATTGCGTAACGCGGTTGGACTTCGTGGCTATGCTCAAAACAACCCTGTTGTTGAGTATCAGGCAGAAGGTTTCCGTATGTTTAATGACATGATTGGTTCGATCGAATTTGATGTGACACGTTTGATGATGAAAGCACAAATTCATGAACAAGAAAGACCACAAGCAGAGCACCATATCAGTACAACGGCGACTCGCAATATCGCTGCCCACCAAGCAAATATGCCTGAAAATCTGGATTTGAGTCAGATTGGACGGAATGAACTTTGCCCATGTGGTTCTGGTAAGAAGTTTAAAAACTGTCACGGTAAAAGACAATAA
- the der gene encoding ribosome biogenesis GTPase Der, translated as MALPTIAIVGRPNVGKSTLFNRIAGERISIVEDVEGVTRDRIYATGEWLNRSFSMIDTGGIDDVDAPFMEQIKHQAEIAMEEADVIVFVVSGKEGITDADEYVARKLYKTHKPVILAVNKVDNPEMRNDIYDFYALGLGEPLPISSVHGIGTGDVLDAIVENLPNEYEEENPDVIKFSLIGRPNVGKSSLINAILGEDRVIASPVAGTTRDAIDTHFTDTDGQEFTMIDTAGMRKSGKVYENTEKYSVMRAMRAIDRSDVVLMVINAEEGIREYDKRIAGFAHEAGKGMIIVVNKWDTLEKDNHTMKNWEEDIREQFQYLPYAPIIFVSALTKQRLHKLPEMIKQISESQNTRIPSAVLNDVIMDAIAINPTPTDKGKRLKIFYATQVATKPPTFVIFVNEEELMHFSYLRFLENQIRKAFVFEGTPIHLIARKRK; from the coding sequence ATGGCCCTACCAACTATTGCCATTGTAGGACGTCCCAATGTTGGGAAATCAACCCTATTTAATCGGATCGCTGGTGAGCGAATCTCCATTGTAGAAGATGTCGAAGGAGTGACACGTGACCGTATCTATGCAACGGGTGAGTGGCTCAATCGTTCTTTTAGCATGATTGATACAGGAGGAATCGATGATGTCGATGCTCCTTTCATGGAACAAATCAAGCACCAGGCAGAAATTGCCATGGAAGAAGCTGATGTTATTGTTTTTGTCGTGTCTGGTAAGGAAGGAATTACCGATGCAGACGAATACGTAGCCCGTAAGCTTTATAAGACCCACAAACCAGTTATCCTCGCAGTCAACAAGGTGGACAACCCTGAGATGCGAAATGATATCTATGATTTCTATGCCCTTGGTTTGGGTGAACCATTGCCTATCTCATCTGTCCATGGTATCGGTACAGGGGATGTGCTAGACGCTATCGTAGAAAATCTTCCAAATGAATATGAAGAAGAAAATCCAGATGTTATAAAATTTAGCTTGATTGGTCGTCCAAACGTTGGAAAATCAAGCTTGATCAATGCTATCTTGGGCGAAGATCGTGTTATTGCTAGTCCCGTTGCTGGAACGACTCGTGACGCCATTGATACCCACTTTACAGATACAGATGGTCAAGAGTTTACCATGATTGATACGGCTGGTATGCGTAAGTCTGGTAAGGTTTATGAAAATACTGAGAAATATTCTGTCATGCGTGCCATGCGAGCTATTGACCGTTCAGATGTAGTCTTGATGGTCATCAATGCGGAAGAGGGTATCCGTGAATACGACAAGCGTATCGCAGGATTTGCCCATGAAGCTGGTAAAGGAATGATTATTGTGGTCAACAAGTGGGACACGCTTGAAAAAGACAACCACACCATGAAAAACTGGGAAGAAGATATCCGTGAGCAGTTCCAATACCTGCCTTACGCACCGATTATCTTTGTATCAGCCTTGACCAAGCAACGTCTTCACAAACTTCCTGAGATGATTAAGCAAATCAGTGAAAGTCAAAATACACGTATTCCATCAGCTGTTTTGAACGATGTCATCATGGATGCTATTGCTATCAATCCAACACCGACAGACAAAGGAAAACGCCTCAAGATTTTTTACGCTACCCAAGTGGCAACCAAACCACCGACCTTTGTTATCTTTGTCAACGAAGAAGAACTCATGCACTTTTCTTACCTGCGTTTCTTGGAAAATCAAATTCGCAAGGCCTTTGTTTTTGAAGGAACACCGATTCATCTCATCGCAAGAAAACGTAAATAA
- a CDS encoding NADPH-dependent oxidoreductase — protein MTETIKLMKAHKSVRRFKEQTLPQEDLTEILTAAQMASSWKNFQSYSVIVVRSQEKKDALYELVPQEAIRQSAVFLLFVGDLNRAEKGARLHTDTFQPQGVEGLLISSVDAALAGQNALLAAESLGYGGVIIGLVRYKSEEVAELFNLPDYTYPVFGMALGVPNEEHEVKPRLPLNQVVFEEEYQEQTVDAIEAYDRVQADYAGARATTSWSQRLAEQFGQAEPNSTRKNLEQKKLL, from the coding sequence ATGACAGAAACAATTAAACTGATGAAAGCTCATAAGTCTGTTCGAAGATTTAAAGAGCAAACCCTCCCTCAGGAGGACTTGACTGAAATCCTGACAGCAGCCCAGATGGCCTCGTCTTGGAAGAATTTCCAATCCTACTCTGTGATTGTAGTCCGAAGTCAAGAAAAGAAAGATGCTCTGTATGAATTGGTGCCTCAAGAAGCCATTCGCCAGTCAGCTGTTTTCCTTCTCTTTGTCGGAGATTTGAACCGTGCAGAAAAGGGAGCACGACTCCATACGGATACCTTCCAACCTCAAGGTGTAGAAGGTCTCTTGATTAGTTCAGTCGATGCGGCTCTTGCTGGACAAAATGCCCTGTTGGCAGCTGAAAGCTTGGGCTATGGTGGTGTGATTATCGGTTTGGTTCGATACAAGTCAGAAGAAGTGGCAGAGCTTTTTAACCTGCCTGACTACACCTATCCTGTCTTTGGGATGGCACTGGGTGTGCCAAATGAAGAACATGAAGTCAAACCTCGCTTGCCATTGAATCAAGTGGTGTTTGAGGAAGAATATCAGGAACAAACAGTTGATGCGATTGAGGCTTATGACCGTGTACAGGCGGACTATGCTGGAGCGCGTGCGACCACAAGCTGGAGTCAGCGCCTAGCAGAACAGTTTGGTCAAGCTGAACCAAACTCAACTAGAAAAAATCTTGAACAGAAGAAGTTATTGTAG
- the dnaI gene encoding primosomal protein DnaI, translating to MESVGDVLKRQPSRFHYQDLVQKIMKDPDVAAFIQQESLSPEELNRSISKFNQYITERDKFLRGDTDYIAKGYKPILVMNHGYADVSYEETPELIAAEKEAAIKNRLKLINLPASLKKVSFADVDADDEKRFTVFQRLVEFSEAYPHVRKGLYLYGDFGVGKSFMVAALAHDLSEKRGVSSTLLHYPSFVIDVKNAIGDGNVKTLVDEIKLSEVLILDDIGAEQSTAWVRDEILQVILQYRMQEDLPTFFTSNFNFEELELHFAKGKHGNDETWEAKRVMERIRYLAEETRLEGVNRR from the coding sequence ATGGAAAGTGTCGGAGACGTACTCAAACGTCAACCTAGCCGTTTTCATTATCAAGATTTGGTCCAGAAAATCATGAAGGACCCTGATGTTGCGGCCTTTATCCAGCAAGAATCCCTCAGCCCAGAGGAATTGAATCGCAGTATCTCCAAGTTTAATCAGTACATCACCGAGCGTGACAAATTTCTCCGTGGGGATACGGATTATATTGCCAAAGGCTACAAGCCGATTTTGGTTATGAATCATGGCTATGCGGATGTTTCTTACGAAGAAACTCCTGAACTAATTGCGGCTGAAAAAGAAGCGGCTATCAAGAACCGTCTCAAGTTAATCAATCTGCCAGCCAGTCTTAAAAAAGTAAGTTTTGCGGATGTTGATGCAGATGATGAGAAACGTTTCACTGTTTTTCAACGTTTGGTTGAATTTTCAGAAGCCTATCCTCATGTCCGTAAAGGTCTCTATCTCTATGGAGACTTTGGTGTGGGCAAAAGTTTCATGGTGGCTGCCTTAGCCCATGATTTATCAGAAAAACGTGGTGTTTCCTCCACTCTCCTCCACTATCCTAGTTTTGTCATCGATGTCAAAAATGCTATCGGTGATGGCAATGTCAAGACCTTGGTGGATGAGATTAAGCTTTCTGAAGTCCTGATTTTAGATGATATTGGTGCCGAGCAATCAACAGCTTGGGTGCGTGACGAAATCCTGCAGGTCATTCTCCAATATCGGATGCAGGAAGATTTACCGACCTTTTTCACCTCCAACTTCAACTTTGAAGAATTAGAGCTGCATTTCGCTAAAGGGAAACATGGAAATGACGAAACCTGGGAAGCCAAACGAGTCATGGAACGCATCCGATATTTGGCTGAAGAGACTCGTTTAGAAGGAGTGAACCGTCGATGA
- a CDS encoding replication initiation and membrane attachment family protein, translating into MKPIDRFSYLKNNRVSQDTSSLVQCYLPIIGQEALSLYLYTISFWDNGRKEYLFSSILNHLNFGMDRLIKSLKILSAFNLLTLYQKGDVYQLALHAPLSSQDFLEHPVYRRLLEKKIGDVAVEDLKVESAEGEEISVSLNQIFPDLAELGSQEDLSLKKKVANDFDLDHFRQLMARDGLRFADEQSDVLNLFAIAEEKKWTWFETYQLAKSTAVSQVISTKRMREKIAQKPVSSDFSPKETTIIKEAKSKTALQFLAEIKQTRKGTITQTERELLQQMAGLGLLDEVINIILLLTFNKVDSANINEKYAMKVANDYAYQKIHSAEEAVLRIRERGQKNQARKSSKPSPTKSNVPKWSNPDYKNETSEETRLELERKKQELLARLEKGGD; encoded by the coding sequence ATGAAGCCAATTGACCGTTTTTCTTATCTAAAGAATAATCGGGTGTCGCAAGATACCTCATCTCTGGTACAGTGCTACCTCCCGATTATCGGTCAGGAGGCACTGAGCCTTTATCTTTATACAATCAGTTTTTGGGATAATGGCAGAAAGGAATACCTTTTTTCAAGCATTCTTAACCATCTCAACTTTGGGATGGATAGACTGATAAAATCCCTGAAAATCCTATCTGCTTTCAATCTCTTGACCCTCTATCAAAAGGGGGACGTTTATCAGCTAGCCCTCCATGCTCCTCTATCTAGTCAAGACTTCTTGGAGCATCCTGTTTATCGCAGACTTTTGGAGAAAAAGATTGGCGATGTAGCTGTAGAGGATTTGAAAGTTGAGAGTGCTGAGGGAGAAGAAATATCTGTCTCACTCAATCAAATCTTTCCAGATTTGGCAGAACTAGGAAGTCAAGAAGACCTTAGTCTCAAGAAGAAAGTGGCCAACGATTTTGACTTAGACCATTTTCGTCAGCTTATGGCTCGAGATGGGCTTCGCTTTGCGGATGAGCAGTCCGATGTCTTAAACCTCTTTGCCATTGCCGAGGAGAAGAAATGGACTTGGTTTGAAACCTATCAATTGGCTAAGTCAACAGCTGTTTCTCAGGTTATTTCAACCAAACGCATGCGGGAAAAAATTGCTCAAAAACCGGTTTCCTCTGACTTTAGTCCTAAGGAAACAACTATTATCAAAGAAGCTAAAAGTAAGACTGCCCTGCAGTTCTTAGCAGAAATCAAGCAAACACGCAAGGGGACCATTACCCAAACAGAAAGAGAACTCTTGCAACAGATGGCTGGCTTGGGCTTGCTGGACGAAGTCATCAATATCATTCTCTTATTGACCTTTAATAAGGTGGATTCGGCAAATATCAATGAGAAATATGCCATGAAGGTAGCCAATGACTATGCCTATCAAAAAATTCATTCGGCAGAAGAGGCAGTCTTGCGCATTCGTGAGAGAGGGCAGAAGAATCAGGCTCGAAAAAGCAGTAAACCCAGTCCTACCAAGTCCAATGTACCCAAGTGGAGCAATCCAGATTATAAGAATGAAACCAGCGAGGAAACTCGTCTGGAATTAGAACGTAAGAAACAAGAACTATTAGCTCGATTAGAAAAAGGAGGAGATTAG
- the nrdR gene encoding transcriptional regulator NrdR gives MRCPKCGATKSSVIDSRQAEEGNTIRRRRECDECQHRFTTYERVEERTLVVVKKDGTREQFSRDKIFNGIIRSAQKRPVSSDEINMVVNRIEQKLRGRNENEIQSEDIGSLVMEELAELDEITYVRFASVYRSFKDVSELESLLQQITQSSKKKKER, from the coding sequence ATGCGTTGTCCAAAATGTGGGGCTACCAAGTCAAGTGTTATCGATAGTCGCCAAGCAGAAGAAGGGAACACTATTCGTAGAAGACGTGAGTGTGACGAATGCCAGCACCGTTTTACAACCTACGAACGGGTAGAAGAAAGAACCTTAGTGGTTGTTAAAAAAGATGGCACACGGGAACAATTCTCCAGAGATAAAATCTTTAATGGGATTATTCGCTCAGCCCAGAAACGTCCTGTGTCAAGTGATGAAATCAACATGGTAGTCAATCGTATCGAACAGAAACTCCGTGGTCGAAATGAAAATGAAATTCAAAGTGAGGACATTGGTTCACTCGTCATGGAGGAGTTGGCTGAACTGGATGAGATTACCTATGTACGTTTTGCCAGTGTATACCGTAGTTTTAAGGATGTGAGTGAGCTAGAGAGCTTGCTCCAACAAATCACCCAGTCCTCTAAAAAGAAAAAGGAAAGATAA
- a CDS encoding GntR family transcriptional regulator — protein MSWTFDNKKPIYLQIMEKIKLQIVSHTLEPNQQLPTVRELASEAGVNPNTIQRALSDLEREGFVYSKRTTGRFVTEDKELITQSRKQLSEEELEHFVSSMTHFGYEKEELPGVVGDYIKGV, from the coding sequence ATGTCCTGGACATTTGACAACAAAAAACCCATCTATTTACAGATTATGGAGAAAATCAAGCTTCAGATTGTTTCCCATACACTGGAACCCAATCAACAACTTCCAACCGTGAGAGAGCTGGCTAGCGAGGCCGGTGTCAATCCAAACACCATCCAAAGAGCCTTGTCAGACCTCGAACGAGAAGGATTTGTCTACAGCAAGCGAACAACTGGACGATTTGTGACTGAGGATAAGGAACTGATCACCCAATCGCGCAAACAATTATCGGAAGAAGAATTGGAACACTTCGTTTCCTCCATGACCCATTTTGGCTATGAAAAAGAAGAACTACCAGGCGTAGTCGGCGATTATATTAAAGGAGTTTAA
- a CDS encoding ABC transporter ATP-binding protein produces MSLLAFENVSKSYGETPALENVSLDIPAGKIVGLLGPNGSGKTTLIKLINGLLQPDQGRVLINDMDPSPATKAIVAYLPDTTYLNEQMKVKEALTYFKTFYKDFNLERAHHLLADLGIDENSRLKKLSKGNKEKVQLILVMSRDARLYVLDEPIGGVDPAARDYILNTIINNYSPTSTVLISTHLISDIEPILDEIVFLKDGKVVRQGNVDDIRYESGESIDQLFRQEFKA; encoded by the coding sequence ATGTCATTACTAGCATTTGAAAATGTATCCAAATCTTATGGAGAAACCCCAGCCCTTGAAAATGTTTCACTTGACATCCCAGCTGGAAAAATTGTTGGTCTTCTTGGGCCAAATGGCTCAGGAAAAACAACCCTGATTAAACTAATCAATGGCCTCTTACAACCAGATCAAGGACGTGTCCTGATCAACGACATGGACCCAAGCCCAGCAACCAAGGCTATCGTAGCTTATTTGCCGGATACGACCTATCTCAATGAACAAATGAAGGTCAAAGAAGCCCTAACCTACTTCAAGACCTTCTATAAAGATTTCAATCTTGAACGCGCCCATCATCTACTTGCAGACCTAGGAATTGATGAAAATAGTCGTCTCAAGAAACTATCAAAAGGAAACAAGGAAAAGGTACAACTGATTTTGGTTATGAGTCGTGATGCCCGCCTCTACGTTTTGGACGAACCAATTGGCGGGGTGGACCCAGCAGCCCGTGATTATATCCTCAATACCATTATCAATAACTACTCCCCAACTTCTACCGTTTTGATTTCTACCCACTTGATTTCTGATATCGAGCCAATCTTGGATGAAATTGTCTTCCTCAAAGACGGAAAAGTTGTCCGTCAAGGAAATGTCGATGATATTCGCTATGAGTCAGGTGAATCCATTGACCAACTCTTCCGTCAGGAATTTAAGGCCTAA
- a CDS encoding ATP-binding cassette domain-containing protein, with translation MLRRFVTKKHLVLYFFSIAITWLEAIITPALVQNIVASFTNQELGLLWKVLILGILGNLILLLGLAGKRYYYARLITDFKYGIKSAIFKRFLNSYEIDEKDILSDLENDVKQLEESYIEPTVIIISSLGFTTASILYALWTNFYLGLIFILFYSFPVLCSAIGSKRLDSLSEKRSTVNQSYLASLTNFIGGSQQIRHYQGQDFFFTRYQKQLQSSLDAEINYEKQRTLNSLFINSIDAFCSVTPIVIGGFMTYYNYLDAASFVAIYLVSHNIGYQFQELAYFTNTRKATRTLLNKYQKLLGQSDSISPRSIENIFPIQLNTISLEKDGNILLSPISMHIKQGEKIAIIGESGSGKTTLLNIIHGEETPTSGQIRFAGQNLSCQEITSFSSYILQDSHYFDTLSLEDNILLGLDKNPDTLNHILKKTGLEHLKNRTLRNDSLSGGEKQRLEIARALYHDSQLILADEIKANLDSENSRKISDLLFSLPQTVIEVIHHYTEEDLKHYDQVIHLSKEK, from the coding sequence ATGCTGAGAAGATTTGTTACCAAGAAGCACCTCGTACTTTACTTCTTTTCTATTGCCATTACTTGGCTGGAAGCAATTATCACGCCAGCCCTTGTTCAGAATATTGTTGCCAGTTTTACCAATCAAGAACTAGGCCTTCTTTGGAAAGTTTTGATTTTAGGAATCCTTGGAAACCTCATTCTATTACTAGGCTTAGCTGGGAAACGCTATTACTACGCACGTTTGATTACTGACTTCAAATATGGAATCAAGAGTGCTATTTTCAAGCGATTTTTAAACAGTTATGAGATTGATGAAAAGGATATTTTGTCTGACCTAGAAAACGACGTCAAGCAACTAGAAGAAAGCTATATTGAACCAACGGTTATCATTATTTCTTCTCTTGGTTTCACCACTGCGTCCATTCTCTATGCCTTGTGGACCAATTTTTACCTAGGCTTAATTTTCATCCTCTTCTACTCCTTTCCTGTACTCTGCAGTGCTATCGGATCCAAGCGTTTGGATTCACTTTCTGAAAAGCGGTCCACTGTTAACCAGAGCTACTTAGCAAGCTTGACAAATTTTATTGGCGGTAGCCAACAAATTCGCCATTATCAGGGGCAAGATTTCTTTTTTACTCGCTATCAAAAACAATTACAAAGCAGTCTAGATGCCGAAATCAACTATGAAAAACAACGAACTTTAAATAGTCTCTTTATCAATAGCATCGATGCCTTTTGCTCAGTCACACCAATCGTCATTGGTGGCTTTATGACCTACTATAATTATTTAGATGCGGCGAGTTTTGTGGCTATCTATCTAGTTTCCCATAATATCGGCTATCAATTCCAAGAGTTGGCCTACTTTACCAACACCCGAAAAGCGACTCGAACTCTTCTCAACAAATACCAAAAACTTTTGGGTCAGTCTGACTCCATCTCGCCTAGAAGCATAGAAAATATTTTCCCTATCCAGCTTAACACCATCTCCCTAGAAAAAGATGGGAATATCCTCTTATCTCCGATTTCCATGCACATCAAGCAAGGAGAAAAAATTGCTATTATCGGGGAAAGTGGCTCTGGTAAAACAACCCTGCTCAATATCATTCATGGAGAAGAGACACCGACAAGTGGACAGATTCGCTTTGCTGGCCAGAACCTGTCATGTCAAGAAATCACAAGCTTTAGTTCCTATATCCTCCAAGATAGCCATTACTTTGACACGCTCTCTCTGGAAGACAATATCCTTCTGGGACTGGATAAAAATCCAGATACTTTAAATCATATCCTCAAAAAAACAGGATTAGAACATTTGAAAAATCGAACGCTCAGAAATGATAGTCTATCTGGTGGCGAGAAACAACGCCTAGAAATCGCTCGTGCCCTCTACCATGATAGCCAACTCATCTTAGCAGATGAGATTAAGGCCAATCTTGACTCGGAAAATAGCAGAAAAATTAGCGACTTGCTCTTCTCCCTACCTCAAACAGTCATTGAAGTCATTCACCACTACACAGAAGAAGACTTAAAACACTACGACCAAGTCATTCACTTAAGCAAAGAAAAGTAA